The proteins below are encoded in one region of Heliangelus exortis chromosome 22, bHelExo1.hap1, whole genome shotgun sequence:
- the TRIM32 gene encoding E3 ubiquitin-protein ligase TRIM32 isoform X1, with translation MRIGTPWNKCNCKTLHQLKLPWKAMAAAPHLNSDALREVLECPICMESFTEEHLRPKLLHCGHTICKQCLEKLLANSINGIRCPFCSKITRITSLAQLTDNLTVLKIIDTAGLGEVVGLLMCKVCGRRLPRHFCKSCSLVLCEPCKETSHMPQGHKVIAIKEAAEERRREFGTRLARLRELMGDLQKRKASLEAVSRDLQSRYKAVLQDYSKEERKIQEELARSRKFFTTSLSDVEKVNNQVMEEQAYLLNLAEVQIMSRCDYFLAKIKQGDIALLEEAADEEEPELTNSLPRELTLQEVELLKVSHVGPLQIGQVAKKPRTVNLEESLMETAASSSVSFREPDLVQEEVSYTPSSSPAKPRIPEAATSIQQCHFIKKMGSKGSLPGMFNLPVSLHVTQQGEVLVADRGNFRIQVFTRKGFLKEIRRSPSGIDSFVLSFLGADLPNLTPLSVTMNCHGLIGVTDSYDNSVKVYTMDGHCVACHRSQLSKPWGITALPSGQFVVTDVEGGKLWCFTVDRGVGVVKYSCLCSAVRPKFVTCDAEGTIYFTQGLGLNLENRQYEHHLEGGFSIGSVGPDGQLGRQISHFFSENEDFRCIAGMCVDARGDLIVADSSRREILHFPKGGGYNVLIREGLTCPVGIAITPKGQLLVLDCWDHCIKIYSYHLRRYSTP, from the exons atgag AATTGGAACACCTTGGAATAAATGCAACTGCAAGACTTTGCACCAGCTAAAGCTGCCTTGGAAAGCcatggctgctgctcctcatctCAACTCGGATGCACTCCGAGAGGTCCTGGAGTGCCCTATTTGCATGGAGTCCTTCACTGAGGAGCACCTGAGACCCAAGCTCTTACACTGCGGGCACACCATCTGCAAACAGTGCTTGGAGAAACTCCTGGCAAACAGCATCAACGGGATACGCTGTCCCTTTTGCAGCAAAATCACCCGGATCACAAGCTTAGCTCAGCTGACTGACAATCTCACTGTGCTGAAGATCATAGACACTGCTGGcctgggggaggtggtgggtCTTCTCATGTGCAAGGTCTGTGGGAGAAGGTTGCCAAGACACTTTTGCAAGAGCTGTAGCTTGGTTTTATGTGAACCCTGCAAGGAGACATCACACATGCCCCAAGGACACAAAGTGATTGCTATCAAAGAGGCTGCTGAAGAGCGTAGGAGGGAATTTGGGACGAGGCTTGCCAGACTTCGGGAGCTCATGGGTgatctgcagaagagaaaagcatCTCTGGAAGCTGTTTCAAGAGACCTGCAGTCGAGGTACAAAGCAGTTCTGCAAGATTACAGCAAAGAAGAGCGCAAGATCCAGGAAGAGCTGGCCAGGTCACGCAAATTCTTCACCACCTCTTTGTCTGATGTGGAGAAGGTGAATAATCAGGTCATGGAGGAGCAAGCTTATCTGCTGAACTTAGCAGAAGTGCAGATAATGTCTCGCTGTGACTATTTCCTTGCCAAAATAAAGCAGGGAGATATTGCTCTCTTGGAGGAGGCAGCAGACGAGGAAGAACCAGAACTGACAAACAGCCTCCCAAGGGAGCTGACACTTCAAGAAGTTGAACTCCTTAAGGTGAGCCACGTGGGACCACTGCAGATCGGGCAGGTGGCAAAGAAACCCCGGACTGTTAACTTGGAGGAATCACTCATGGAAACTGCAGCCTCCTCATCGGTGTCGTTTCGGGAGCCTGACTTGGTGCAGGAAGAGGTCAGCtacacccccagctcctcaccagCCAAGCCGAGGATTCCCGAAGCGGCCACCAGCATCCAGCAGTGTCACTTCATCAAGAAGATGGGCTCCAAGGGCAGCCTGCCAGGGATGTTCAATCTCCCTGTCAGCCTCCACGTCACCCAGCAAGGTGAGGTGCTCGTGGCAGACCGAGGCAACTTCCGAATCCAGGTTTTTACCCGCAAGGGCTTCCTGAAGGAGATCCGCCGGAGCCCGAGCGGCATCGATAGTTTCGTCCTGAGCTTCCTTGGAGCAGATTTGCCCAATCTGACTCCCCTCTCTGTCACCATGAACTGCCACGGCCTGATAGGTGTGACTGACAGCTACGACAACTCTGTCAAGGTGTACACCATGGATGGGCACTGCGTGGCGTGTCACCGGAGCCAGCTCAGCAAGCCCTGGGGCATCACAGCCCTCCCGTCAGGGCAGTTCGTGGTGACCGACGTGGAAGGTGGGAAACTCTGGTGCTTCACAGTGGACCGTGGGGTCGGGGTGGTGAAGTACAGTTGCTTATGCAGTGCAGTGCGCCCCAAGTTTGTCACCTGTGATGCCGAGGGGACCATCTACTTCACCCAAGGGCTGGGGCTCAACCTGGAGAACCGGCAGTACGAGCACCATTTAGAAGGAGGTTTTTCCATCGGTTCCGTCGGCCCGGATGGGCAGCTGGGACGCCAGATCAGCCACTTCTTCTCTGAGAATGAGGATTTCAGGTGCATCGCTGGGATGTGTGTCGATGccaggggagacctcattgttGCTGACAGCAGCCGTAGGGAAATCCTGCATTTTCCTAAAGGAGGTGGCTATAATGTCCTCATCCGGGAAGGACTCACCTGCCCGGTCGGTATTGCCATTACTCCCAAAGgacagctgctggtgctggacTGTTGGGATCACTGCATTAAGATCTACAGTTACCATCTGAGAAGATATTCCACCCCTTAA
- the TRIM32 gene encoding E3 ubiquitin-protein ligase TRIM32 isoform X2: MAAAPHLNSDALREVLECPICMESFTEEHLRPKLLHCGHTICKQCLEKLLANSINGIRCPFCSKITRITSLAQLTDNLTVLKIIDTAGLGEVVGLLMCKVCGRRLPRHFCKSCSLVLCEPCKETSHMPQGHKVIAIKEAAEERRREFGTRLARLRELMGDLQKRKASLEAVSRDLQSRYKAVLQDYSKEERKIQEELARSRKFFTTSLSDVEKVNNQVMEEQAYLLNLAEVQIMSRCDYFLAKIKQGDIALLEEAADEEEPELTNSLPRELTLQEVELLKVSHVGPLQIGQVAKKPRTVNLEESLMETAASSSVSFREPDLVQEEVSYTPSSSPAKPRIPEAATSIQQCHFIKKMGSKGSLPGMFNLPVSLHVTQQGEVLVADRGNFRIQVFTRKGFLKEIRRSPSGIDSFVLSFLGADLPNLTPLSVTMNCHGLIGVTDSYDNSVKVYTMDGHCVACHRSQLSKPWGITALPSGQFVVTDVEGGKLWCFTVDRGVGVVKYSCLCSAVRPKFVTCDAEGTIYFTQGLGLNLENRQYEHHLEGGFSIGSVGPDGQLGRQISHFFSENEDFRCIAGMCVDARGDLIVADSSRREILHFPKGGGYNVLIREGLTCPVGIAITPKGQLLVLDCWDHCIKIYSYHLRRYSTP; encoded by the coding sequence atggctgctgctcctcatctCAACTCGGATGCACTCCGAGAGGTCCTGGAGTGCCCTATTTGCATGGAGTCCTTCACTGAGGAGCACCTGAGACCCAAGCTCTTACACTGCGGGCACACCATCTGCAAACAGTGCTTGGAGAAACTCCTGGCAAACAGCATCAACGGGATACGCTGTCCCTTTTGCAGCAAAATCACCCGGATCACAAGCTTAGCTCAGCTGACTGACAATCTCACTGTGCTGAAGATCATAGACACTGCTGGcctgggggaggtggtgggtCTTCTCATGTGCAAGGTCTGTGGGAGAAGGTTGCCAAGACACTTTTGCAAGAGCTGTAGCTTGGTTTTATGTGAACCCTGCAAGGAGACATCACACATGCCCCAAGGACACAAAGTGATTGCTATCAAAGAGGCTGCTGAAGAGCGTAGGAGGGAATTTGGGACGAGGCTTGCCAGACTTCGGGAGCTCATGGGTgatctgcagaagagaaaagcatCTCTGGAAGCTGTTTCAAGAGACCTGCAGTCGAGGTACAAAGCAGTTCTGCAAGATTACAGCAAAGAAGAGCGCAAGATCCAGGAAGAGCTGGCCAGGTCACGCAAATTCTTCACCACCTCTTTGTCTGATGTGGAGAAGGTGAATAATCAGGTCATGGAGGAGCAAGCTTATCTGCTGAACTTAGCAGAAGTGCAGATAATGTCTCGCTGTGACTATTTCCTTGCCAAAATAAAGCAGGGAGATATTGCTCTCTTGGAGGAGGCAGCAGACGAGGAAGAACCAGAACTGACAAACAGCCTCCCAAGGGAGCTGACACTTCAAGAAGTTGAACTCCTTAAGGTGAGCCACGTGGGACCACTGCAGATCGGGCAGGTGGCAAAGAAACCCCGGACTGTTAACTTGGAGGAATCACTCATGGAAACTGCAGCCTCCTCATCGGTGTCGTTTCGGGAGCCTGACTTGGTGCAGGAAGAGGTCAGCtacacccccagctcctcaccagCCAAGCCGAGGATTCCCGAAGCGGCCACCAGCATCCAGCAGTGTCACTTCATCAAGAAGATGGGCTCCAAGGGCAGCCTGCCAGGGATGTTCAATCTCCCTGTCAGCCTCCACGTCACCCAGCAAGGTGAGGTGCTCGTGGCAGACCGAGGCAACTTCCGAATCCAGGTTTTTACCCGCAAGGGCTTCCTGAAGGAGATCCGCCGGAGCCCGAGCGGCATCGATAGTTTCGTCCTGAGCTTCCTTGGAGCAGATTTGCCCAATCTGACTCCCCTCTCTGTCACCATGAACTGCCACGGCCTGATAGGTGTGACTGACAGCTACGACAACTCTGTCAAGGTGTACACCATGGATGGGCACTGCGTGGCGTGTCACCGGAGCCAGCTCAGCAAGCCCTGGGGCATCACAGCCCTCCCGTCAGGGCAGTTCGTGGTGACCGACGTGGAAGGTGGGAAACTCTGGTGCTTCACAGTGGACCGTGGGGTCGGGGTGGTGAAGTACAGTTGCTTATGCAGTGCAGTGCGCCCCAAGTTTGTCACCTGTGATGCCGAGGGGACCATCTACTTCACCCAAGGGCTGGGGCTCAACCTGGAGAACCGGCAGTACGAGCACCATTTAGAAGGAGGTTTTTCCATCGGTTCCGTCGGCCCGGATGGGCAGCTGGGACGCCAGATCAGCCACTTCTTCTCTGAGAATGAGGATTTCAGGTGCATCGCTGGGATGTGTGTCGATGccaggggagacctcattgttGCTGACAGCAGCCGTAGGGAAATCCTGCATTTTCCTAAAGGAGGTGGCTATAATGTCCTCATCCGGGAAGGACTCACCTGCCCGGTCGGTATTGCCATTACTCCCAAAGgacagctgctggtgctggacTGTTGGGATCACTGCATTAAGATCTACAGTTACCATCTGAGAAGATATTCCACCCCTTAA